The following proteins are co-located in the Mus caroli chromosome 7, CAROLI_EIJ_v1.1, whole genome shotgun sequence genome:
- the Arap1 gene encoding arf-GAP with Rho-GAP domain, ANK repeat and PH domain-containing protein 1 isoform X6, with protein MAEGHDAALSVAEWLRALHLEQYTALFEQHGLVWATECQGLSDAGLLDMGMHLPGHRRRILAGLHRAHAPPVPLPRPAPRPVPMKRHIFRSPPVPVTPSEPPPTAGEDEGLPAAPPIPPRRSCLPPACFTPPSTAALDPVLPPLPAKRHLVEPSVPPVPPRTGPPYPQASLLAKEELLLPSVSPRSQPEPAETPSTLLPAFPQGPLQPPSPPPCPPVIPPKPPRLLPEFDDSDYDDVPEEGPGAPASVMTKEEPLPSRVPRAVRVASLLSEGEELSGDDAEDEDDHAYEGIPNGGWPTSGLNPPLRSLIPDLPLHPMDELPGGPTPITPVIKAGWLDKNPPQGSYIYQKRWVRLDADYLRYFDSNKDAYSKRFVPVACICRVAPIGDQKFEVITNNRTFAFRAESDVERNEWMQALQQAVVEHRARFRLSSASVLGVRGSEQPDRAGSLELRGFKNKLYVAVTGDKVQLYKNMEEFHLGIGITLIDMNVGNVKEVDRRSFDLTTPYRIFSFSADSELEKEQWLEAMQGAIAEALSTSEVAERIWAAAPNRFCADCGAAQPDWASINLCIVICKRCAGEHRGLGAGVSKVRSLKMDRKVWTEALIQLFLHLGNGPGNHFWAANVPPSEALEPSSSPGARRYHLEAKYREGKYRRYHPLFGNQEELDKALCAAVTTTDLAETQALLGCGAGVSCFSGDPAAPTPLALAEQAGQTLQMEFLRNNQSTEVPRLDSVKPLEKHYSVTLPTVSHSGFLYKTASAGKPLQDRRAREEFSRRWCVLSDGVLSYYENERAVTPNGEIRASEIVCLAVSPLDTHGFEHTFEVYTEGERLYLFGLENAELAHEWVKCIAKAFVPPLAEDLLARDFERLGRLPCKAGLSLQQAQEGWFALTGSELRAVFPEGPWEEPLQLRRLQELSIQGDSENQVLVLVERRRTLYIQGERRLDFMAWLGVIQKAAASLGDTLSEQQLGDSDIPVIVYRCVDYITQCGLTSEGIYRKCGQTSKTQRLLDSLRQDARSVHLKEGEQHVDDVSSALKRFLRDLPDGLFTRAQRLAWLEASEIEDEEEKISRYRELLVHLPPVNRATVKALISHLYCVQCFSDTNQMNTHNLAIVFGPTLFQTDGQDYKAGKVVEDLINHYVVVFSVDEEELRKQREEVTAIVKMRVAGTASGTQHAGDFICTVYLEEKKVETEQHVKIPASMTAEELTLEILDRRNVSIREKDYWTCFEVNEKEEAERPLHFAEKVLPIVHGLGIDSHLVVKKCQSMEAMLLYLASRVGDTKHGMMKFREDRSLLGLGLPSGGFHDRYFILNSSCLRLYKEVRSQRPWSGAPETSHRPEKEWPVKSLKVYLGVKKKLRPPTCWGFTVVHETEKHEKQQWYLCCDTQMELREWFATFLSVQHDGLVWPSEPSRVSRAVPEVRMGSVSLIPLRGSENEMRRSVAAFTADPLSLLRHV; from the exons ATGGCAGAAGGTCACGATGCTGCACTGTCTGTAGCTGAGTGGCTGCGCGCACTTCACCTGGAGCAGTACACGGCACTCTTTGAGCAGCATGGACTGGTGTGGGCCACCGAGTGCCAAGGCCTCAGCGATGCTGGCCTGCTGGACATGGGCATGCACCTCCCCGGCCACCGCCGCCGCATCCTGGCTGGTCTTCACCGCGCCCATGCACCCCCGGTCCCTCTGCCTCGCCCTGCCCCACGGCCCGTGCCGATGAAGCGACACATCTTCCGTTCACCGCCTGTGCCCGTCACTCCATCTGAGCCGCCTCCCACAGCTGGAGAGGATGAGGGTCTGCCTGCTGCTCCACCTATCCCACCCCGCAGGAGCTGCCTACCACCTGCCTGCTTCACTCCGCCATCCACAGCCGCCCTAGATCCTGTGCTGCCCCCACTGCCTGCCAAGAGACACTTGGTAGAACCCAGCGTTCCTCCTGTCCCTCCTCGAACCGGACCCCCCTACCCACAGGCCAG CCTTCTTGCTAAGGAGGAGTTACTACTGCCATCAGTGTCACCCCGGTCCCAACCAGAGCCTGCAGAGACTCCGTCcaccctcctgcctgcctttcccCAGGGGCCCCTGcagcctccatctcctcctccctgtcctcctgtGATCCCTCCCAAGCCTCCTCGCCTGCTCCCTGAGTTTG ACGACTCTGACTATGATGATGTCCCGGAGGAGGGGCCAGGGGCCCCAGCCAGCGTGATGACCAAG GAGGAGCCCCTGCCAAGCCGAGTCCCACGGGCCGTTCGTGTGGCTAGTCTGCTGAGCGAGGGGGAGGAGCTGTCTGGGGATGATGCGGAAGATGAAGATGACCATGCCTATGAGGGTATCCCCAA TGGTGGGTGGCCAACAAGTGGCCTGAATCCACCCTTACGCAGCCTGATCCCTGATCTCCCACTGCACCCCATGGATGAGTTGCCTGGGGGTCCCACCCCCATCACACCTGTCatcaaggctggctggctggacaaGAACCCACCACAGGG GTCTTATATCTATCAGAAGCGATGGGTGAGACTGGATGCTGATTACCTGCGATACTTTGACAGTAACAAG GATGCCTACTCTAAGCGCTTTGTTCCTGTGGCCTGCATCTGCCGAGTAGCTCCTATTGGAGACCAGAAGTTTGAAGTGATCACAAACAATCGGACCTTCGCCTTCCGGGCAGAGAGTGATG TGGAGCGGAACGAGTGGATGCAGGCCCTGCAGCAGGCAGTAGTTGAGCATCGAGCCCGTTTTCGGCTCTCTAGTGCTTCTGTGTTGGGAGTCCGAGGCTCCGAGCAGCCTGACCGTGCTGGCAGCCTGGAGCTACGAGGCTTCAAGAATAAGCTTTACGTGGCTGTGACTGGGGACAAAGTACAGCTCTATAAGAATATGGAG GAATTCCATCTGGGCATTGGTATCACCCTCATCGACATGAATGTGGGCAATGTCAAGGAAGTGGATCGGCGCAGCTTTGACCTCACTACCCCCTACCGCATCTTCAG CTTCTCGGCTGATTCAGAGTTAGAGAAGGAACAGTGGCTGGAGGCCATGCAGGGCGCCATCGCAGAGGCCCTATCTACCTCAGAGGTGGCTGAGCGCATCTGGGCCGCAGCCCCCAACAGGTTCTGTGCCGACTGTGGGGCCGCCCAGCCTGACTGGGCCTCCATCAACCTCTGCATTGTCATCTGCAAGCGCTGTGCAG GGGAGCACCGCGGCCTGGGTGCAGGAGTGTCCAAGGTGCGGAGTTTGAAGATGGACAGGAAGGTGTGGACAGAAGCACTCATCCAG CTCTTCTTACATCTGGGCAATGGCCCTGGGAACCACTTCTGGGCTGCCAATGTGCCTCCTAGTGAGGCCCTGGAGCCCAGCAGCAGCCCTGGTGCCCGGCGGTATCACCTGGAGGCCAAGTACAGAGAGGGCAAGTACCGCCGCTACCACCCGCTCTTTGGCAACCAAGAGGAGCTGGACAAG GCCCTGTGTGCTGCAGTTACTACCACTGACCTGGCTGAGACCCAGGCACTCCTGGGCTGTGGGgctggggtcagctgcttctcagGGGACCCAGCAGCTCCCACACCCCTGGCTCTTGCTGAGCAGGCAGGACAGACTCTGCAGATGGAGTTTCTACGAAATAATCAGAGTACAG AGGTCCCTCGGTTGGACTCAGTGAAGCCCTTGGAAAAGCACTACTCCGTTACCCTGCCAACTGTGAGCCACAGCGGCTTCCTGTACAAAACTGCTTCTGCCGGCAAGCCTCTGCAGGACCGCCGTGCCCGGGAAG AGTTCAGCCGGCGCTGGTGTGTCCTGAGTGATGGGGTCCTGAGCTACTATGAGAACGAACGGGCAGTGACACCCAATGGGGAGATTCGGGCCAGCGAGATAGTATGCCTAGCCGTTTCCCCTCTGGACACCCATGG CTTTGAGCACACCTTTGAGGTGTACACAGAGGGAGAACGGCTGTACCTGTTTGGGCTGGAGAATGCAGAGCTGGCTCACGAGTGGGTCAAGTGCATTGCCAAG GCTTTCGTGCCTCCCCTGGCTGAGGACCTGCTAGCCCGGGACTTTGAACGTCTTGGGCGCCTACCCTGTAAAGCTGGCCTGAGCCTTCAGCAGGCTCAGGAAGGCTGGTTTGCCTTGACTGGCTCTGAGCTCCGGGCTGTCTTCCCAGAGGGGCCCTGGGAAGAGCCACTGCAGCTCCGGAGACTGCAAGAGCTTT CTATCCAAGGAGACAGCGAGAACCAAGTGCTGGTGCTGGTGGAGCGGAGGAG GACACTGTACATCCAGGGTGAGCGGCGGCTGGACTTCATGGCTTGGCTAGGGGTCATCCAGAAAGCAGCAGCCAGCTTGGGAGACACACTATCAGAACAACAGCTTGGGGACTCGGACATTCCAGTGATTGTGTACCGCTGTGTAGACTACATCACGCAGTGTG GCTTGACCTCAGAGGGTATCTATCGAAAGTGTGGTCAGACCTCCAAGACTCAGAGACTGCTAGACAGCCTCCGGCAGGACGCACGCTCTGTGCACCTAAAGGAGGGAGAACAGCACGTGGACGACGTCTCCTCTGCACTCAAACGCTTCCTCAGGGACCTGCCGGATGGGCTCTTCACACGTGCGCAGCGCCTGGCCTGGCTGGAGGCCTCTG agatcgaggatgaggaagaaaagatCTCCAGGTATCGAGAGCTCTTGGTGCATCTGCCCCCTGTCAACCGGGCCACTGTGAAGGCCCTTATCAGCCATCTGTACTG TGTACAGTGCTTCTCAGACACAAaccaaatgaacacacacaaccTGGCTATCGTGTTCGGGCCTACACTCTTCCAGACAGACGGGCAGGACTACAAGGCCGGCAAGGTGGTGGAAGACCTCATCAACCACTACGTGGTGGTGTTCAGT GTGGACgaggaggagctgaggaagcagagggaggaagtcACGGCCATCGTGAAGATGCGAGTGGCTGGCACTGCCAGTGGGACCCAG CATGCTGGTGACTTCATCTGCACAGTCTACCTggaggagaagaaggtggagacTGAACAGCATGTTAAG atcccagcatccatgaCTGCAGAGGAGCTTACGCTGGAGATCCTGGACCGCCGCAATGTGAGCATCAGGGAGAAGGACTACTGGACTTGCTTTGAGGTCAacgagaaggaggaggcag AGCGCCCGCTGCACTTTGCAGAGAAGGTGCTGCCCATTGTGCATGGGCTGGGCATAGACAGCCATCTGGTGGTGAAGAAGTGCCAGTCCATGGAGGCCATGCTGTTGTACTTGG CCAGCCGTGTGGGTGACACCAAGCATGGTATGATGAAGTTCCGTGAAGACCGCAGCCTCCTGGGTCTGGGGCTACCTTCGGGTGGCTTCCACGATCGTTACTTCATTCTCAACAGCAGCTGCCTACGGCTCTACAAGGAGGTTCGG AGCCAGAGGCCGTGGAGCGGGGCCCCTGAGACC agTCACCGGCCTGAGAAGGAGTGGCCTGTCAAGAGCCTCAAAGTCTACCTGGGTGTAAAGAAGAAACTGCGGCCACCTACTTG CTGGGGCTTCACGGTGGTGCATGAGACAGAAAAGCACGAGAAGCAGCAGTG GTACCTCTGCTGTGACACTCAGATGGAACTTCGAGAGTGGTTTGCCACCTTCCTCTCTGTGCAG CACGATGGCCTGGTGTGGCCCTCTGAGCCCTCTCGAGTGTCCCGGGCAGTGCCTGAGGTCCGGATGGGCAGTGTATCGCTGATCCCGCTACGAGGCAGTGAAAATGAAATGCGCCGGAGTGTGGCAGCCTTCACTGCTGACCCCCTTTCC CTCCTCCGCCATGTCTGA
- the Arap1 gene encoding arf-GAP with Rho-GAP domain, ANK repeat and PH domain-containing protein 1 isoform X1, with protein sequence MAEGHDAALSVAEWLRALHLEQYTALFEQHGLVWATECQGLSDAGLLDMGMHLPGHRRRILAGLHRAHAPPVPLPRPAPRPVPMKRHIFRSPPVPVTPSEPPPTAGEDEGLPAAPPIPPRRSCLPPACFTPPSTAALDPVLPPLPAKRHLVEPSVPPVPPRTGPPYPQASLLAKEELLLPSVSPRSQPEPAETPSTLLPAFPQGPLQPPSPPPCPPVIPPKPPRLLPEFDDSDYDDVPEEGPGAPASVMTKEEPLPSRVPRAVRVASLLSEGEELSGDDAEDEDDHAYEGIPNGGWPTSGLNPPLRSLIPDLPLHPMDELPGGPTPITPVIKAGWLDKNPPQGSYIYQKRWVRLDADYLRYFDSNKDAYSKRFVPVACICRVAPIGDQKFEVITNNRTFAFRAESDVERNEWMQALQQAVVEHRARFRLSSASVLGVRGSEQPDRAGSLELRGFKNKLYVAVTGDKVQLYKNMEEFHLGIGITLIDMNVGNVKEVDRRSFDLTTPYRIFSFSADSELEKEQWLEAMQGAIAEALSTSEVAERIWAAAPNRFCADCGAAQPDWASINLCIVICKRCAGEHRGLGAGVSKVRSLKMDRKVWTEALIQLFLHLGNGPGNHFWAANVPPSEALEPSSSPGARRYHLEAKYREGKYRRYHPLFGNQEELDKALCAAVTTTDLAETQALLGCGAGVSCFSGDPAAPTPLALAEQAGQTLQMEFLRNNQSTEVPRLDSVKPLEKHYSVTLPTVSHSGFLYKTASAGKPLQDRRAREEFSRRWCVLSDGVLSYYENERAVTPNGEIRASEIVCLAVSPLDTHGFEHTFEVYTEGERLYLFGLENAELAHEWVKCIAKAFVPPLAEDLLARDFERLGRLPCKAGLSLQQAQEGWFALTGSELRAVFPEGPWEEPLQLRRLQELSIQGDSENQVLVLVERRRTLYIQGERRLDFMAWLGVIQKAAASLGDTLSEQQLGDSDIPVIVYRCVDYITQCGLTSEGIYRKCGQTSKTQRLLDSLRQDARSVHLKEGEQHVDDVSSALKRFLRDLPDGLFTRAQRLAWLEASEIEDEEEKISRYRELLVHLPPVNRATVKALISHLYCVQCFSDTNQMNTHNLAIVFGPTLFQTDGQDYKAGKVVEDLINHYVVVFSVDEEELRKQREEVTAIVKMRVAGTASGTQHAGDFICTVYLEEKKVETEQHVKIPASMTAEELTLEILDRRNVSIREKDYWTCFEVNEKEEAERPLHFAEKVLPIVHGLGIDSHLVVKKCQSMEAMLLYLASRVGDTKHGMMKFREDRSLLGLGLPSGGFHDRYFILNSSCLRLYKEVRSHRPEKEWPVKSLKVYLGVKKKLRPPTCWGFTVVHETEKHEKQQWYLCCDTQMELREWFATFLSVQHDGLVWPSEPSRVSRAVPEVRMGSVSLIPLRGSENEMRRSVAAFTADPLSLLRHV encoded by the exons ATGGCAGAAGGTCACGATGCTGCACTGTCTGTAGCTGAGTGGCTGCGCGCACTTCACCTGGAGCAGTACACGGCACTCTTTGAGCAGCATGGACTGGTGTGGGCCACCGAGTGCCAAGGCCTCAGCGATGCTGGCCTGCTGGACATGGGCATGCACCTCCCCGGCCACCGCCGCCGCATCCTGGCTGGTCTTCACCGCGCCCATGCACCCCCGGTCCCTCTGCCTCGCCCTGCCCCACGGCCCGTGCCGATGAAGCGACACATCTTCCGTTCACCGCCTGTGCCCGTCACTCCATCTGAGCCGCCTCCCACAGCTGGAGAGGATGAGGGTCTGCCTGCTGCTCCACCTATCCCACCCCGCAGGAGCTGCCTACCACCTGCCTGCTTCACTCCGCCATCCACAGCCGCCCTAGATCCTGTGCTGCCCCCACTGCCTGCCAAGAGACACTTGGTAGAACCCAGCGTTCCTCCTGTCCCTCCTCGAACCGGACCCCCCTACCCACAGGCCAG CCTTCTTGCTAAGGAGGAGTTACTACTGCCATCAGTGTCACCCCGGTCCCAACCAGAGCCTGCAGAGACTCCGTCcaccctcctgcctgcctttcccCAGGGGCCCCTGcagcctccatctcctcctccctgtcctcctgtGATCCCTCCCAAGCCTCCTCGCCTGCTCCCTGAGTTTG ACGACTCTGACTATGATGATGTCCCGGAGGAGGGGCCAGGGGCCCCAGCCAGCGTGATGACCAAG GAGGAGCCCCTGCCAAGCCGAGTCCCACGGGCCGTTCGTGTGGCTAGTCTGCTGAGCGAGGGGGAGGAGCTGTCTGGGGATGATGCGGAAGATGAAGATGACCATGCCTATGAGGGTATCCCCAA TGGTGGGTGGCCAACAAGTGGCCTGAATCCACCCTTACGCAGCCTGATCCCTGATCTCCCACTGCACCCCATGGATGAGTTGCCTGGGGGTCCCACCCCCATCACACCTGTCatcaaggctggctggctggacaaGAACCCACCACAGGG GTCTTATATCTATCAGAAGCGATGGGTGAGACTGGATGCTGATTACCTGCGATACTTTGACAGTAACAAG GATGCCTACTCTAAGCGCTTTGTTCCTGTGGCCTGCATCTGCCGAGTAGCTCCTATTGGAGACCAGAAGTTTGAAGTGATCACAAACAATCGGACCTTCGCCTTCCGGGCAGAGAGTGATG TGGAGCGGAACGAGTGGATGCAGGCCCTGCAGCAGGCAGTAGTTGAGCATCGAGCCCGTTTTCGGCTCTCTAGTGCTTCTGTGTTGGGAGTCCGAGGCTCCGAGCAGCCTGACCGTGCTGGCAGCCTGGAGCTACGAGGCTTCAAGAATAAGCTTTACGTGGCTGTGACTGGGGACAAAGTACAGCTCTATAAGAATATGGAG GAATTCCATCTGGGCATTGGTATCACCCTCATCGACATGAATGTGGGCAATGTCAAGGAAGTGGATCGGCGCAGCTTTGACCTCACTACCCCCTACCGCATCTTCAG CTTCTCGGCTGATTCAGAGTTAGAGAAGGAACAGTGGCTGGAGGCCATGCAGGGCGCCATCGCAGAGGCCCTATCTACCTCAGAGGTGGCTGAGCGCATCTGGGCCGCAGCCCCCAACAGGTTCTGTGCCGACTGTGGGGCCGCCCAGCCTGACTGGGCCTCCATCAACCTCTGCATTGTCATCTGCAAGCGCTGTGCAG GGGAGCACCGCGGCCTGGGTGCAGGAGTGTCCAAGGTGCGGAGTTTGAAGATGGACAGGAAGGTGTGGACAGAAGCACTCATCCAG CTCTTCTTACATCTGGGCAATGGCCCTGGGAACCACTTCTGGGCTGCCAATGTGCCTCCTAGTGAGGCCCTGGAGCCCAGCAGCAGCCCTGGTGCCCGGCGGTATCACCTGGAGGCCAAGTACAGAGAGGGCAAGTACCGCCGCTACCACCCGCTCTTTGGCAACCAAGAGGAGCTGGACAAG GCCCTGTGTGCTGCAGTTACTACCACTGACCTGGCTGAGACCCAGGCACTCCTGGGCTGTGGGgctggggtcagctgcttctcagGGGACCCAGCAGCTCCCACACCCCTGGCTCTTGCTGAGCAGGCAGGACAGACTCTGCAGATGGAGTTTCTACGAAATAATCAGAGTACAG AGGTCCCTCGGTTGGACTCAGTGAAGCCCTTGGAAAAGCACTACTCCGTTACCCTGCCAACTGTGAGCCACAGCGGCTTCCTGTACAAAACTGCTTCTGCCGGCAAGCCTCTGCAGGACCGCCGTGCCCGGGAAG AGTTCAGCCGGCGCTGGTGTGTCCTGAGTGATGGGGTCCTGAGCTACTATGAGAACGAACGGGCAGTGACACCCAATGGGGAGATTCGGGCCAGCGAGATAGTATGCCTAGCCGTTTCCCCTCTGGACACCCATGG CTTTGAGCACACCTTTGAGGTGTACACAGAGGGAGAACGGCTGTACCTGTTTGGGCTGGAGAATGCAGAGCTGGCTCACGAGTGGGTCAAGTGCATTGCCAAG GCTTTCGTGCCTCCCCTGGCTGAGGACCTGCTAGCCCGGGACTTTGAACGTCTTGGGCGCCTACCCTGTAAAGCTGGCCTGAGCCTTCAGCAGGCTCAGGAAGGCTGGTTTGCCTTGACTGGCTCTGAGCTCCGGGCTGTCTTCCCAGAGGGGCCCTGGGAAGAGCCACTGCAGCTCCGGAGACTGCAAGAGCTTT CTATCCAAGGAGACAGCGAGAACCAAGTGCTGGTGCTGGTGGAGCGGAGGAG GACACTGTACATCCAGGGTGAGCGGCGGCTGGACTTCATGGCTTGGCTAGGGGTCATCCAGAAAGCAGCAGCCAGCTTGGGAGACACACTATCAGAACAACAGCTTGGGGACTCGGACATTCCAGTGATTGTGTACCGCTGTGTAGACTACATCACGCAGTGTG GCTTGACCTCAGAGGGTATCTATCGAAAGTGTGGTCAGACCTCCAAGACTCAGAGACTGCTAGACAGCCTCCGGCAGGACGCACGCTCTGTGCACCTAAAGGAGGGAGAACAGCACGTGGACGACGTCTCCTCTGCACTCAAACGCTTCCTCAGGGACCTGCCGGATGGGCTCTTCACACGTGCGCAGCGCCTGGCCTGGCTGGAGGCCTCTG agatcgaggatgaggaagaaaagatCTCCAGGTATCGAGAGCTCTTGGTGCATCTGCCCCCTGTCAACCGGGCCACTGTGAAGGCCCTTATCAGCCATCTGTACTG TGTACAGTGCTTCTCAGACACAAaccaaatgaacacacacaaccTGGCTATCGTGTTCGGGCCTACACTCTTCCAGACAGACGGGCAGGACTACAAGGCCGGCAAGGTGGTGGAAGACCTCATCAACCACTACGTGGTGGTGTTCAGT GTGGACgaggaggagctgaggaagcagagggaggaagtcACGGCCATCGTGAAGATGCGAGTGGCTGGCACTGCCAGTGGGACCCAG CATGCTGGTGACTTCATCTGCACAGTCTACCTggaggagaagaaggtggagacTGAACAGCATGTTAAG atcccagcatccatgaCTGCAGAGGAGCTTACGCTGGAGATCCTGGACCGCCGCAATGTGAGCATCAGGGAGAAGGACTACTGGACTTGCTTTGAGGTCAacgagaaggaggaggcag AGCGCCCGCTGCACTTTGCAGAGAAGGTGCTGCCCATTGTGCATGGGCTGGGCATAGACAGCCATCTGGTGGTGAAGAAGTGCCAGTCCATGGAGGCCATGCTGTTGTACTTGG CCAGCCGTGTGGGTGACACCAAGCATGGTATGATGAAGTTCCGTGAAGACCGCAGCCTCCTGGGTCTGGGGCTACCTTCGGGTGGCTTCCACGATCGTTACTTCATTCTCAACAGCAGCTGCCTACGGCTCTACAAGGAGGTTCGG agTCACCGGCCTGAGAAGGAGTGGCCTGTCAAGAGCCTCAAAGTCTACCTGGGTGTAAAGAAGAAACTGCGGCCACCTACTTG CTGGGGCTTCACGGTGGTGCATGAGACAGAAAAGCACGAGAAGCAGCAGTG GTACCTCTGCTGTGACACTCAGATGGAACTTCGAGAGTGGTTTGCCACCTTCCTCTCTGTGCAG CACGATGGCCTGGTGTGGCCCTCTGAGCCCTCTCGAGTGTCCCGGGCAGTGCCTGAGGTCCGGATGGGCAGTGTATCGCTGATCCCGCTACGAGGCAGTGAAAATGAAATGCGCCGGAGTGTGGCAGCCTTCACTGCTGACCCCCTTTCC CTCCTCCGCCATGTCTGA